The following proteins are co-located in the Oryzias melastigma strain HK-1 linkage group LG8, ASM292280v2, whole genome shotgun sequence genome:
- the rab11fip4a gene encoding rab11 family-interacting protein 4A (The sequence of the model RefSeq protein was modified relative to this genomic sequence to represent the inferred CDS: added 117 bases not found in genome assembly): MEDHASSEPDQLLQFLRRLKEVFDVCDEDADGFIRVEHLLDLGLQFGQPDEVKKLTRHLYPNAHGKINFKDFCHAVFAIKGCEGILKAAVGPRLVSRHPSVTDNGYMYQAAEANPAPPIIMCTRPYPECSASSDECDMDSSSDTRGPSQQPSLLNGSASASVISGEEQFEDYGEGVDVDFTPSSPCPEEDCPHTNGFSDLGSSLPSSGGQTPQKMRQLYNSDLLDIYCSQCCKKVNLLNDLEARLKNLKASSPNRKISSTAFGRQLFQANHSVFGSSQGSSTEDLFADSYDPCDLDITEKVGFLEKKVTELESDSLANSDLKSKLKQENTHLVHRVHELEEQVKDTETKASDGLKEEMKSHREAFSKMERDRNTEIDLLFNRVQQLEDENGEMTLNVCRLKSQTEKLDQEKQKISDKLEDTSLRLKDELDLYRKIMDKVWQNRHEFQKEKESMQELVDDLRRELDYLQIFKSEMEHPGKGKGLSEFNAKTMEMEHEVRRLKQENFKLHDQNDDLNAQILSLSLYEAKNLFSCNTKAQCLAAEIDNASRDELVDALKEQEEINLRLRQYMDKIILAILDHNPSILEIKN; this comes from the exons ATGGAGGACCACGCCAGCTCCGAACCGGACCAGCTGCTGCAGTTCCTGCGGAGACTCAAGGAGGTTTTCGACGTGTGCGATGAGGACGCGGACGGCTTCATCCGGGTGGAGCACCTGCTGGATCTCGGTCTCCAGTTCGGTCAACCAGACGAG GTGAAGAAGCTGACCCGCCATCTGTATCCCAACGCTCATGGGAAAATCAACTTCAAAGACTTCTGCCACGCCGTTTTTGCCATCAAAG GGTGTGAAGGGATCCTGAAGGCGGCTGTCGGCCCCCGCCTCGTCTCCCGCCATCCGTCTGTCACAGACAACGGCTATATGTaccag GCTGCAGAGGCAAACCCAGCCCCCCCCATCATCATGTGCACCCGCCCTTACCCAGAGTGCAGTGCGTCCAGCGACGAGTGTGACATGGACAGCAGCTCTGACACACGAGGCCCGTCTCAGCAGCCCAG CCTCCTGAACGGATCGGCGTCTGCATCCGTCATCTCTGGCGAGGAGCAGTTCGAGGACTACGGCGAGGGCGTGGATGTGGACTTCACTCCCAGCAGTCCCTGTCCCGAAGAAGACTGTCCACACACAAACGGCTTCTCAGACCTGGGCTCCTCGCTGCCGTCCAG tggAGGTCAGACCCCTCAGAAGATGCGGCAGCTGTACAACAGCGACCTGCTGGACATCTACTGCTCCCAGTGCTGCAAGAAAGTCAATCTCCTTAATGACCTGGAGGCTCGCCTGAAAAACCTCAAGGCCAGCAG CCCCAACAGGAAGATCTCCAGCACCGCGTTTGGACG GCAGCTGTTCCAGGCTAACCACAGCGTGTTCGGGTCCAGTCAGGGCAGCAGCACAGAGGACCTGTTTGCTGACAGCTATGACCCCTGTGACCTTGACATCACGGAGAAG GTGGGCTTCCTGGAGAAGAAGGTGACGGAGCTGGAGAGTGACAGTTTGGCCAACAGCGACCTCAAGTCCAAACTGAAGCAGGAGAACACTCACCTCGTTCACAG GGTGCACGAGCTGGAGGAGCAGGTGAAGGACACGGAAACGAAGGCCTCAGACGGTCTGAAGGAGGAGATGAAGAGTCACCGCGAAGCTTTCAGCAAGATGGAGAGAGACCGGAACACAGAGATCGACCTTCTCTTCAACAG ggtgcagcagctggaggatGAGAACGGAGAGATGACTTTAAACGTGTGCAGACTGAAGTCTCAGACTGAGAAACTGGACCAG gagaagcagaaaatTTCAGACAAGCTGGAAGACACGAGTCTGAGGCTGAAGGATGAGCTGGATCTGTACAGGAAGATCATGGACAAGGTTTGGCAGAACCGCCACGAGTTCCAGAAGGAGAAGGAGTCCATGCAGGAG CTGGTTGATGACCTGCGGCGGGAGCTGGACTATCTCCAGATATTCAAGTCAGAAATGGAGCATCCTGGGAAAGGAAAAGGACTGTCTGAGTTTAATGCCAAGACCATGGAGATGGAGCATGAAGTCAGGAGGCTGAAGCAG GAGAACTTCAAGCTGCACGACCAGAACGACGACCTGAACGCTCAGATCCTCAGTCTGAGTTTGTATGAGGCCAAGAACCTGTTTTCCTGCAACACCAAGGCGCAGTGCCTCGCAGCTGAAATCGACAACGCATCCAGAGACGAG
- the coil gene encoding coilin isoform X3, which produces MAALRDSLIRLRLLFDYPPPAVAGCRMCWLLVDLNACRVVADLEGLIRDKFEFSRGSILSLFVEDCYLPHTESILVVRDNDSVRVKVDCAAPVNGCSSCADPDRVKSRKRQRDGGEEGMQVEDKKKKKKKKHEENEVGRSKQETAIRTETPAGMSRKKKKRKKAETSNTPAPKPAAPPRKIPASAPTPAENKKKTAPVPQAKTQSSSSSDSSSQETDSRKRTAARTAPPNPAAARMAPPTPAAAKTPPNTKPPQKNTQPSSSSSSETDSDDSTPKSKRPGAPSVMKQTDAPPQDKGAEPADAGSEEEIQLVIRRPQLPNRHADGLWSGRGRGRGGRGGAGQAAGWGFRGQDSNEGPSPQTNSPTDMPALLQNGAGDAPRQDYSSMPLLAAPAQVGQRIAFKLLELTENYTPEVSEYKEAKIVSFDPTTKQIELELLHASKAPVEPGKFDLVYLNPDGSERVEYAVSRGSKVTERWESLLEPRLIL; this is translated from the exons ATGGCCGCGCTCAGAGACAGTCTGATCCGCCTGCGGCTGCTCTTCGATTACCCCCCTCCAGCCGTGGCGGGGTGCCGCATGTGCTGGCTGCTCGTGGACCTGAACGCGTGCCGCGTGGTGGCGGACCTGGAGGGTCTGATCCGGGACAAGTTCGAGTTCAGCCGCGGCAGCATCCTCAGCCTGTTCGTGGAGGACTGCTACCTCCCGCACACGGAGAGCATCCTCGTCGTACGCGACAACGACAGCGTCAG GGTGAAGGTGGACTGTGCGGCTCCGGTGAACGGCTGCAGCAGCTGCGCAGATCCAGACAGAGTCAAAAGCAGAAAGAGACAGAGGGACGGGGGAGAGGAGGGGATGCAGGTAgaagacaagaagaagaagaagaaaaagaaacatgagGAGAACGAGGTCGGTAGAAGCAAGCAGGAGACCGCCATCAGGACGGAAACGCCGGCAGGGATgagcaggaagaagaaaaagagaaagaaggcAGAGACAAGTAACACTCCTGCCCCAAAACCTGCTGCCCCCCCCAGAAAAATTCCGGCCAGTGCCCCCACACCAGcagaaaacaagaagaagacGGCACCAGTCCCTCAAGCCAAAACCCAGAGTTCCTCCTCCTCAGACTCCAGCAGCCAGGAGACCGACAGCCGCAAAAGAACTGCTGCCAG GACGGCGCCCCCTAACCCTGCTGCTGCCAGGATGGCGCCCCCCACCCCTGCTGCTGCCAAGACGCCCCCAAACACCAAGCCCCcccagaaaaacacacaacctTCCTCTTCTTCGTCCTCAGAAACAGACTCTGATGACAGCACCCCCAAGTCCAAACGTCCTGGAGCTCCCTCAGTGATGAAGCAGACAGACGCCCCCCCTCAGGACAAAGGGGCGGAGCCTGCGGACGCTGGCAGTGAAGAAGAGATCCAGCTGGTCATCCGACGGCCACAGCTACCCAACAGACATGCAGACGGCCTCTGGTCAGGGCGAGGCCGCGGCAGGGGGGGGCGTGGAGGTGCAGGGCAAGCGGCAGGGTGGGGCTTCAGGGGGCAGGACAGCAACGAGGGGCCCTCCCCCCAGACCAATTCCCCAACCGACATGCCGGCGCTCCTCCAG AACGGAGCAGGAGATGCCCCCAGACAGGACTACAGCTCCATGCCCCTGCTGGCCGCTCCTGCACAGGTGGGGCAGAGGATCGCTTTCAAG CTGCTGGAGCTGACGGAGAACTACACGCCTGAAGTGTCCGAGTATAAG GAGGCGAAGATTGTGAGCTTTGACCCGACCACCAAACAGATCGAGCTTGAACTTCTTCACGCCTCTAAAG CGCCTGTTGAACCGggaaagtttgacctggtttatcTGAATCCAGACGGCTCAGAAAGAGTGGAGTACGCCGTCTCCAGAGGGTCAAAG GTGACGGAGCGCTGGGAGTCTCTGCTGGAACCGAGGCTCATCCTCTGA
- the coil gene encoding coilin isoform X2, which translates to MAALRDSLIRLRLLFDYPPPAVAGCRMCWLLVDLNACRVVADLEGLIRDKFEFSRGSILSLFVEDCYLPHTESILVVRDNDSVRVKVDCAAPVNGCSSCADPDRVKSRKRQRDGGEEGMQVEDKKKKKKKKHEENEVGRSKQETAIRTETPAGMSRKKKKRKKAETSNTPAPKPAAPPRKIPASAPTPAENKKKTAPVPQAKTQSSSSSDSSSQETDSRKRTAARTAPPNPAAARTAPPNPAAARMAPPTPAAAKTPPNTKPPQKNTQPSSSSSSETDSDDSTPKSKRPGAPSVMKQTDAPPQDKGAEPADAGSEEEIQLVIRRPQLPNRHADGLWSGRGRGRGGRGGAGQAAGWGFRGQDSNEGPSPQTNSPTDMPALLQNGAGDAPRQDYSSMPLLAAPAQVGQRIAFKLLELTENYTPEVSEYKEAKIVSFDPTTKQIELELLHASKAPVEPGKFDLVYLNPDGSERVEYAVSRGSKVTERWESLLEPRLIL; encoded by the exons ATGGCCGCGCTCAGAGACAGTCTGATCCGCCTGCGGCTGCTCTTCGATTACCCCCCTCCAGCCGTGGCGGGGTGCCGCATGTGCTGGCTGCTCGTGGACCTGAACGCGTGCCGCGTGGTGGCGGACCTGGAGGGTCTGATCCGGGACAAGTTCGAGTTCAGCCGCGGCAGCATCCTCAGCCTGTTCGTGGAGGACTGCTACCTCCCGCACACGGAGAGCATCCTCGTCGTACGCGACAACGACAGCGTCAG GGTGAAGGTGGACTGTGCGGCTCCGGTGAACGGCTGCAGCAGCTGCGCAGATCCAGACAGAGTCAAAAGCAGAAAGAGACAGAGGGACGGGGGAGAGGAGGGGATGCAGGTAgaagacaagaagaagaagaagaaaaagaaacatgagGAGAACGAGGTCGGTAGAAGCAAGCAGGAGACCGCCATCAGGACGGAAACGCCGGCAGGGATgagcaggaagaagaaaaagagaaagaaggcAGAGACAAGTAACACTCCTGCCCCAAAACCTGCTGCCCCCCCCAGAAAAATTCCGGCCAGTGCCCCCACACCAGcagaaaacaagaagaagacGGCACCAGTCCCTCAAGCCAAAACCCAGAGTTCCTCCTCCTCAGACTCCAGCAGCCAGGAGACCGACAGCCGCAAAAGAACTGCTGCCAG GACGGCACCCCCTAACCCTGCTGCTGCCAGGACGGCGCCCCCTAACCCTGCTGCTGCCAGGATGGCGCCCCCCACCCCTGCTGCTGCCAAGACGCCCCCAAACACCAAGCCCCcccagaaaaacacacaacctTCCTCTTCTTCGTCCTCAGAAACAGACTCTGATGACAGCACCCCCAAGTCCAAACGTCCTGGAGCTCCCTCAGTGATGAAGCAGACAGACGCCCCCCCTCAGGACAAAGGGGCGGAGCCTGCGGACGCTGGCAGTGAAGAAGAGATCCAGCTGGTCATCCGACGGCCACAGCTACCCAACAGACATGCAGACGGCCTCTGGTCAGGGCGAGGCCGCGGCAGGGGGGGGCGTGGAGGTGCAGGGCAAGCGGCAGGGTGGGGCTTCAGGGGGCAGGACAGCAACGAGGGGCCCTCCCCCCAGACCAATTCCCCAACCGACATGCCGGCGCTCCTCCAG AACGGAGCAGGAGATGCCCCCAGACAGGACTACAGCTCCATGCCCCTGCTGGCCGCTCCTGCACAGGTGGGGCAGAGGATCGCTTTCAAG CTGCTGGAGCTGACGGAGAACTACACGCCTGAAGTGTCCGAGTATAAG GAGGCGAAGATTGTGAGCTTTGACCCGACCACCAAACAGATCGAGCTTGAACTTCTTCACGCCTCTAAAG CGCCTGTTGAACCGggaaagtttgacctggtttatcTGAATCCAGACGGCTCAGAAAGAGTGGAGTACGCCGTCTCCAGAGGGTCAAAG GTGACGGAGCGCTGGGAGTCTCTGCTGGAACCGAGGCTCATCCTCTGA
- the coil gene encoding coilin isoform X1: protein MAALRDSLIRLRLLFDYPPPAVAGCRMCWLLVDLNACRVVADLEGLIRDKFEFSRGSILSLFVEDCYLPHTESILVVRDNDSVRVKVDCAAPVNGCSSCADPDRVKSRKRQRDGGEEGMQVEDKKKKKKKKHEENEVGRSKQETAIRTETPAGMSRKKKKRKKAETSNTPAPKPAAPPRKIPASAPTPAENKKKTAPVPQAKTQSSSSSDSSSQETDSRKRTAARTAPPNPAAARTAPPNPAAARTAPPNPAAARMAPPTPAAAKTPPNTKPPQKNTQPSSSSSSETDSDDSTPKSKRPGAPSVMKQTDAPPQDKGAEPADAGSEEEIQLVIRRPQLPNRHADGLWSGRGRGRGGRGGAGQAAGWGFRGQDSNEGPSPQTNSPTDMPALLQNGAGDAPRQDYSSMPLLAAPAQVGQRIAFKLLELTENYTPEVSEYKEAKIVSFDPTTKQIELELLHASKAPVEPGKFDLVYLNPDGSERVEYAVSRGSKVTERWESLLEPRLIL from the exons ATGGCCGCGCTCAGAGACAGTCTGATCCGCCTGCGGCTGCTCTTCGATTACCCCCCTCCAGCCGTGGCGGGGTGCCGCATGTGCTGGCTGCTCGTGGACCTGAACGCGTGCCGCGTGGTGGCGGACCTGGAGGGTCTGATCCGGGACAAGTTCGAGTTCAGCCGCGGCAGCATCCTCAGCCTGTTCGTGGAGGACTGCTACCTCCCGCACACGGAGAGCATCCTCGTCGTACGCGACAACGACAGCGTCAG GGTGAAGGTGGACTGTGCGGCTCCGGTGAACGGCTGCAGCAGCTGCGCAGATCCAGACAGAGTCAAAAGCAGAAAGAGACAGAGGGACGGGGGAGAGGAGGGGATGCAGGTAgaagacaagaagaagaagaagaaaaagaaacatgagGAGAACGAGGTCGGTAGAAGCAAGCAGGAGACCGCCATCAGGACGGAAACGCCGGCAGGGATgagcaggaagaagaaaaagagaaagaaggcAGAGACAAGTAACACTCCTGCCCCAAAACCTGCTGCCCCCCCCAGAAAAATTCCGGCCAGTGCCCCCACACCAGcagaaaacaagaagaagacGGCACCAGTCCCTCAAGCCAAAACCCAGAGTTCCTCCTCCTCAGACTCCAGCAGCCAGGAGACCGACAGCCGCAAAAGAACTGCTGCCAGGACGGCGCCCCCTAACCCTGCTGCTGCCAGGACGGCACCCCCTAACCCTGCTGCTGCCAGGACGGCGCCCCCTAACCCTGCTGCTGCCAGGATGGCGCCCCCCACCCCTGCTGCTGCCAAGACGCCCCCAAACACCAAGCCCCcccagaaaaacacacaacctTCCTCTTCTTCGTCCTCAGAAACAGACTCTGATGACAGCACCCCCAAGTCCAAACGTCCTGGAGCTCCCTCAGTGATGAAGCAGACAGACGCCCCCCCTCAGGACAAAGGGGCGGAGCCTGCGGACGCTGGCAGTGAAGAAGAGATCCAGCTGGTCATCCGACGGCCACAGCTACCCAACAGACATGCAGACGGCCTCTGGTCAGGGCGAGGCCGCGGCAGGGGGGGGCGTGGAGGTGCAGGGCAAGCGGCAGGGTGGGGCTTCAGGGGGCAGGACAGCAACGAGGGGCCCTCCCCCCAGACCAATTCCCCAACCGACATGCCGGCGCTCCTCCAG AACGGAGCAGGAGATGCCCCCAGACAGGACTACAGCTCCATGCCCCTGCTGGCCGCTCCTGCACAGGTGGGGCAGAGGATCGCTTTCAAG CTGCTGGAGCTGACGGAGAACTACACGCCTGAAGTGTCCGAGTATAAG GAGGCGAAGATTGTGAGCTTTGACCCGACCACCAAACAGATCGAGCTTGAACTTCTTCACGCCTCTAAAG CGCCTGTTGAACCGggaaagtttgacctggtttatcTGAATCCAGACGGCTCAGAAAGAGTGGAGTACGCCGTCTCCAGAGGGTCAAAG GTGACGGAGCGCTGGGAGTCTCTGCTGGAACCGAGGCTCATCCTCTGA